In one Niallia taxi genomic region, the following are encoded:
- a CDS encoding chromate transporter, which produces MILISIFLSFLLSNIFGYGGGPASIPLMYEEIVNRYNWLSNAEFSNMLALGNALPGPIATKIAAYVGFGIGGWWGFIVALAATVIPSAAALIFLANIMSKHRDSKIVKGMALLVQPVIAALMIILTFEMLQDSYISLGWIQTAAIAVISFALLQKFKVHPAIVIILAFAYGGIVVPHLS; this is translated from the coding sequence ATGATATTAATCAGCATCTTTTTAAGTTTCCTATTATCTAATATATTCGGCTATGGTGGCGGTCCAGCTTCGATTCCTCTCATGTATGAAGAGATTGTTAATCGGTACAATTGGCTTTCAAATGCCGAGTTCTCCAATATGCTAGCACTTGGTAATGCCCTTCCCGGTCCAATCGCAACAAAAATAGCCGCATATGTCGGTTTTGGAATTGGCGGATGGTGGGGCTTTATCGTAGCTTTAGCAGCAACTGTTATACCATCTGCTGCTGCCCTTATTTTTCTTGCTAATATCATGAGTAAGCATCGTGATTCAAAAATAGTGAAAGGAATGGCACTTTTAGTTCAGCCTGTCATTGCGGCATTAATGATAATCCTTACATTTGAAATGCTGCAAGACTCCTATATTTCGTTAGGATGGATTCAAACAGCTGCTATCGCGGTGATTTCCTTTGCCTTACTACAGAAGTTTAAGGTTCACCCTGCTATTGTTATTATCTTAGCCTTTGCATATGGCGGCATTGTTGTACCCCATTTAAGTTAG
- a CDS encoding GtrA family protein, with the protein MKKWLVFIKFGLVGSLNTIIDFIVYAILTSVGANFLVAQILSYSCGLLNSYFVNRTWTFKQTKKASMGEFMRFLAVNVVTLSITLYLLDLFYTKQGMNLFLSKLLVTAIGTIVNFIGTKMLVFTKEKTELTKIQDKKEWRKI; encoded by the coding sequence ATGAAGAAATGGCTAGTTTTTATTAAGTTTGGCCTTGTAGGGTCCTTAAATACAATCATTGATTTCATTGTTTATGCGATTTTAACAAGTGTTGGAGCAAATTTTCTCGTGGCTCAAATTCTTTCCTATTCATGCGGACTATTAAATAGTTATTTTGTGAACAGAACTTGGACCTTTAAACAGACAAAGAAGGCTAGTATGGGTGAGTTTATGCGGTTTTTAGCTGTTAATGTTGTGACATTATCCATCACTTTGTACCTGCTTGATTTGTTTTATACAAAGCAAGGCATGAACTTGTTCTTAAGTAAATTATTAGTGACGGCAATTGGGACAATTGTTAATTTTATTGGAACGAAAATGCTGGTTTTTACAAAGGAAAAAACGGAGCTAACCAAAATACAAGATAAAAAAGAATGGAGAAAAATATGA
- a CDS encoding chromate transporter, protein MVYKEIIIAMCRSGILGFGGGPSVIPLIRYEAVTKFKWLDNDEFGEILAIANTLPGPIATKMAAYLGYRQKGILGAIVSVLAHILPTCLAMVVLISFINVVSHSAVITSMVSAVIPVIAVMLGLMAYEFAEKAIKGLGIYVGVALTLICLFLLQYISIHPAIVVLIFLTYGAFHFNLKDRIFHKKERGM, encoded by the coding sequence ATGGTTTATAAAGAAATAATTATTGCAATGTGCCGGTCTGGCATACTTGGTTTTGGAGGGGGGCCTTCGGTTATACCTCTTATTCGTTATGAAGCAGTGACAAAATTCAAATGGCTTGATAATGATGAATTCGGTGAAATTCTGGCGATTGCCAACACTTTGCCAGGGCCAATTGCGACCAAAATGGCAGCATATCTTGGTTATCGCCAAAAAGGCATTTTGGGAGCTATCGTATCAGTACTTGCCCACATTTTACCGACATGTCTGGCAATGGTCGTATTGATTTCATTCATCAACGTTGTTAGCCATTCAGCAGTCATCACAAGCATGGTGTCTGCCGTCATTCCTGTTATTGCCGTTATGCTTGGCTTAATGGCATATGAGTTTGCGGAGAAAGCAATCAAAGGGTTAGGAATATATGTTGGTGTAGCCTTAACATTAATTTGTCTGTTTTTACTGCAATACATTTCCATTCATCCTGCTATTGTCGTTTTAATATTTTTAACTTATGGAGCATTTCATTTCAACCTTAAAGATCGAATTTTCCATAAAAAAGAAAGAGGCATGTAA
- a CDS encoding flavin reductase family protein, producing the protein MLTIDPSTLSAKEVYKFFIGSVIPRPIAFVTSKGSNGVINGAPFSFFNIVSSDPPILSVAVQRKGGQQKDTARNIEENNEFVIHICDEDNIGAINETASSLPPDESELELANLTLAESSVISVSGIKEAKIRIECKLEQIVEMKDDNGVVTCDLILGRAVCFHIEDSLYKDGRINPHLLKPVSRLAGNDYSKLGELFTITRPK; encoded by the coding sequence ATGTTAACAATTGATCCAAGTACACTTTCTGCTAAGGAAGTGTATAAGTTCTTTATCGGAAGCGTTATTCCTAGACCGATTGCGTTTGTCACTTCTAAAGGGAGCAATGGTGTTATAAATGGTGCACCGTTCAGCTTCTTTAATATTGTATCCTCTGATCCTCCGATTTTGTCTGTTGCTGTTCAAAGAAAGGGTGGCCAACAAAAGGATACAGCGAGAAATATAGAAGAGAACAATGAATTTGTTATCCATATTTGTGATGAAGACAATATTGGAGCAATTAATGAAACTGCTTCAAGCCTTCCTCCAGATGAAAGTGAGCTTGAGCTTGCGAACTTAACGCTTGCTGAAAGTTCTGTCATTTCTGTATCAGGAATCAAGGAGGCAAAAATACGGATAGAATGTAAACTCGAGCAAATCGTAGAAATGAAGGATGATAATGGTGTTGTAACATGTGATTTGATTTTGGGCAGAGCCGTCTGCTTCCATATTGAGGATTCTTTATATAAGGATGGAAGAATTAATCCACATCTTTTGAAGCCTGTCAGCAGACTTGCAGGAAATGACTACAGTAAGCTTGGAGAGCTGTTCACCATTACTAGACCAAAATAA
- a CDS encoding HD domain-containing phosphohydrolase yields the protein MGILNEGEFIETVHFKGLQISLIAAGDGTEVIYHKLQQGSSWAMGPEEGWEGLEYFYIISGKLLYQRDGNSIELNPGQSFYGSPIKVYTIFYAEEITEFIYVTSQPVFHHYSQLSKDLFELTISIEEKDGYTRDHCERIKDYSMLVGETLSLNTKQTARLNLSSFFHDLGKVKVPLNILQKPSKLTEEEWEVMKLHTTFGRELLEETRIPFLREVGVIVEQHHERYDGKGYPKGLKGNEISIEAAIIAVVDSFDAMTTDRVYKKGKSKEEAFEEILNNKGTMYHPLVVDAFIELKDTIENY from the coding sequence GTGGGAATTTTAAATGAAGGAGAGTTTATAGAAACAGTACATTTTAAGGGCTTACAAATATCTTTAATTGCAGCAGGTGACGGAACTGAAGTAATCTATCATAAACTGCAACAAGGATCTAGTTGGGCAATGGGTCCCGAAGAAGGTTGGGAAGGATTAGAGTATTTCTATATAATTTCTGGAAAATTACTTTACCAGAGAGATGGTAATTCGATTGAATTAAATCCTGGACAATCTTTTTATGGAAGTCCTATTAAGGTATATACTATTTTCTATGCTGAAGAGATAACGGAATTTATATATGTAACAAGTCAACCAGTGTTTCACCACTATAGCCAACTTTCAAAAGATTTATTTGAGCTTACAATATCTATTGAAGAAAAAGACGGATATACAAGAGATCATTGTGAGAGAATTAAGGATTATTCGATGCTTGTTGGGGAGACACTCAGTCTTAACACTAAGCAGACAGCCCGTTTAAATCTATCTTCTTTTTTTCATGACCTCGGAAAAGTCAAAGTTCCGTTAAATATATTACAAAAGCCAAGTAAACTTACAGAAGAAGAATGGGAAGTAATGAAGCTTCACACAACATTCGGACGTGAATTATTGGAAGAAACCAGAATTCCATTTCTTCGAGAAGTTGGAGTAATAGTAGAACAGCATCACGAAAGATATGATGGAAAAGGCTACCCTAAGGGACTAAAGGGAAACGAGATTTCAATTGAAGCTGCCATAATAGCTGTAGTTGATTCCTTTGATGCGATGACGACAGACAGAGTCTACAAAAAGGGTAAATCGAAGGAGGAAGCCTTCGAGGAAATATTAAACAACAAGGGTACTATGTATCATCCACTTGTGGTTGATGCTTTTATAGAACTAAAAGATACTATAGAAAATTATTAA
- the gsiB gene encoding glucose starvation-inducible protein GsiB produces MADNKMSREEAGKKGGQATSKNHDKEFYQEIGQKGGEATSKNHDKDFYQEIGKKGGEATSDNHDKEFYQEIGKKGGEATSDNHDKEFYQEIGKKGGEATSDNHDKEFYQEIGRKGGNSTNNNN; encoded by the coding sequence ATGGCAGACAACAAAATGAGTCGAGAAGAAGCAGGTAAAAAAGGTGGACAAGCAACTTCAAAAAATCACGATAAGGAATTTTATCAAGAAATTGGACAAAAAGGCGGAGAAGCTACTTCCAAAAATCATGATAAAGACTTTTATCAAGAAATTGGGAAAAAGGGCGGAGAAGCCACTTCCGATAATCATGATAAAGAATTCTATCAAGAAATCGGCAAAAAGGGCGGAGAGGCTACTTCCGATAATCATGATAAAGAATTCTATCAAGAAATCGGCAAAAAAGGCGGAGAAGCCACTTCCGATAATCATGATAAAGAATTTTATCAAGAAATTGGTCGAAAAGGCGGCAACTCCACAAATAACAACAACTAA
- a CDS encoding 5' nucleotidase, NT5C type codes for MKFGFDIDDTLISLREHAFHLYNKKLHKDVHVDHFHALKTVEIHEPFGLDGGEGKNMWNSLSEEIYFTDCPPYPSAVEFLQKLTANGHEVYYITARNKVFAERTKEWMKEQGFPVKDDHFFCGMADHEKIDVIQNLGLDYYMDDKPAVLDTLAETGVQLLVKDQSYNKNLSYDRVYSWADVWEYLKLAEGK; via the coding sequence ATGAAGTTCGGTTTTGATATAGATGATACATTGATTAGTTTACGTGAGCATGCCTTTCATTTATATAATAAAAAACTGCATAAGGATGTGCATGTCGATCATTTTCATGCACTAAAAACAGTAGAAATACATGAACCGTTTGGTCTAGATGGCGGAGAAGGTAAAAATATGTGGAACTCTTTAAGTGAAGAGATATATTTTACAGATTGTCCCCCATATCCAAGTGCAGTTGAATTTCTGCAAAAGCTGACAGCTAATGGACATGAAGTTTATTATATTACAGCAAGAAACAAGGTGTTTGCGGAACGTACAAAGGAATGGATGAAAGAACAGGGCTTTCCTGTTAAGGATGATCACTTTTTCTGCGGGATGGCTGATCATGAGAAAATTGACGTTATCCAAAATCTTGGGCTTGATTACTATATGGATGATAAGCCTGCTGTTTTGGATACACTTGCAGAAACTGGTGTTCAGCTGCTAGTGAAGGACCAATCGTATAATAAGAATCTTTCCTATGACAGAGTATACAGTTGGGCAGATGTTTGGGAATATCTTAAATTAGCAGAAGGTAAATGA
- the ade gene encoding adenine deaminase, which translates to MSSKYEKRLKIAAKREKADLVIKNASIVNVFTGELMEGDIAISDDSIAGIGDYEGMSSIDAKGKFIIPGLIDGHVHIESSMLTPQEFAKVLLLHGVTTAITDPHEIANVAGTKGIQYMLDQSEGLPLDIRVMLPSCVPAVPNDSNGAALYADDLAPFFKHERVLGLAEVMDFPSVYNTSPDMVSKLLLTKMSNGIIDGHAAGIDRESLNVYSAAGIRNDHEATTLKEGKDRLDLGLYLMIREGTVAKDLKALLPVVTEKNARRCLFVTDDKLIDDLLHEGSVDHCVRLAIKEGLNPITAIQMATINTAECYKQEGIGAVSPGYKADFLIVDSLEDLSIKQVYKDGKCIVEDGNLKLEQFKEQTYEASNLPALNYAPFKLEELQLPLQSDSCHVIGVIPNSIVTEHLIEKVQVEGGIFQPSVEEDLLKLVVVERHHRTGNIGRGIVKGFGFKKGAIATSISHDSHNIVAVGTNDEDIMLAIEELKNINGGITAVAEGQLIASLPLPIAGLISDQSYETLYQQMNALNEQVMQLGGKSSFNPFLTLSFLSLSVIPTLKLTDIGLFDFSQFAYIGLEANK; encoded by the coding sequence ATGAGCAGTAAATATGAAAAGAGACTAAAAATAGCAGCAAAAAGGGAGAAGGCAGACCTTGTCATAAAGAATGCTTCCATAGTAAATGTATTTACAGGAGAATTGATGGAGGGAGATATAGCTATATCTGATGACTCGATTGCAGGAATTGGTGATTACGAAGGAATGAGTTCCATTGACGCAAAAGGAAAGTTCATTATTCCTGGATTGATTGATGGCCATGTTCATATTGAAAGCAGCATGCTCACACCACAGGAATTTGCAAAGGTTCTGCTGCTGCACGGTGTCACAACTGCGATTACGGATCCCCACGAAATAGCTAATGTTGCCGGAACTAAGGGAATACAATATATGTTGGACCAATCAGAAGGCTTGCCACTGGATATTCGTGTTATGCTTCCTTCTTGTGTGCCTGCCGTGCCGAATGACAGTAACGGGGCCGCTTTGTATGCAGATGACTTGGCTCCATTCTTCAAGCATGAGCGTGTCCTTGGTTTAGCAGAGGTAATGGATTTTCCGTCAGTCTATAACACTAGCCCTGATATGGTCAGTAAGCTTCTTCTCACAAAGATGAGCAATGGAATTATAGACGGTCATGCTGCGGGAATTGATCGGGAGAGCTTAAATGTCTACAGTGCTGCCGGTATACGAAATGATCATGAAGCAACGACATTAAAAGAAGGCAAGGACAGGCTGGATTTAGGGCTTTACCTAATGATAAGGGAAGGTACAGTCGCTAAAGATTTAAAAGCATTATTGCCAGTCGTTACAGAAAAAAACGCCCGCAGATGCCTGTTTGTTACAGATGACAAACTAATCGATGATTTATTACATGAGGGCAGTGTGGACCATTGCGTTCGTTTAGCTATAAAGGAAGGACTTAATCCCATTACAGCCATTCAAATGGCGACAATTAATACTGCTGAATGCTATAAGCAGGAAGGAATCGGTGCTGTGTCACCAGGCTATAAAGCAGATTTCTTAATTGTTGACAGTCTTGAGGATCTCTCCATAAAGCAAGTTTATAAAGACGGAAAATGTATTGTGGAAGACGGCAACCTGAAATTAGAGCAGTTCAAAGAGCAGACATACGAAGCTTCCAATCTTCCCGCATTAAATTATGCACCATTTAAGCTAGAAGAATTGCAGCTGCCACTGCAATCCGATAGCTGCCATGTAATTGGAGTTATACCAAACAGTATTGTGACAGAGCATTTAATAGAGAAGGTACAGGTAGAGGGCGGAATCTTTCAACCTTCTGTAGAAGAAGATTTACTAAAGCTGGTTGTAGTAGAGCGGCATCATCGTACTGGAAATATTGGACGTGGAATTGTAAAGGGCTTTGGCTTCAAAAAAGGAGCAATTGCCACTAGCATTTCCCATGATTCGCATAATATTGTGGCAGTTGGCACAAATGATGAGGATATAATGCTTGCAATTGAGGAGTTAAAAAATATTAATGGAGGCATCACTGCAGTCGCCGAAGGCCAATTAATTGCTTCCCTACCATTACCGATAGCAGGTCTTATATCAGATCAAAGCTATGAAACATTGTACCAGCAAATGAATGCACTCAACGAACAAGTAATGCAACTTGGAGGGAAAAGCAGCTTTAATCCATTTCTGACTCTTTCCTTTTTATCCTTGTCTGTTATTCCTACCTTAAAACTAACTGATATAGGGCTGTTTGACTTCAGCCAATTTGCGTATATAGGTTTAGAAGCAAATAAGTAA
- a CDS encoding pirin family protein → MINVFKKEDGHSASNDWVESHFSFSFGNYYDSDNVRFGPMRVLNDDTIQPNKGFGIHPHREAEVVSIAITGQLKHEDSLGNSGVIEFGQVQRMTAGTGILHSEINPSETEPGRFLQLWFFPHTKQLPPSYEDVKFDVNQLTNQLLPVVAPSASAGVAMIHQDVTIYLSKLEQGKSLDFNQEEDRGILVYVISGAAYLDNEHLIGKPDSARITNLSSLHIKAEEDCFFMLIDLPGGDL, encoded by the coding sequence ATGATTAACGTGTTTAAGAAAGAGGACGGCCATTCTGCAAGCAATGACTGGGTAGAAAGTCATTTCAGCTTTTCGTTTGGAAATTATTATGATTCGGACAATGTTCGTTTTGGTCCGATGCGCGTATTAAATGATGATACGATTCAGCCTAATAAAGGATTTGGAATACATCCACATAGAGAGGCTGAAGTCGTATCGATTGCGATTACAGGACAGCTTAAACATGAAGACAGCTTAGGAAACAGTGGTGTCATTGAATTTGGTCAGGTGCAGCGAATGACAGCAGGAACAGGAATCCTTCATTCCGAAATAAATCCATCTGAAACAGAGCCGGGGAGATTCTTACAGCTGTGGTTCTTCCCACACACAAAACAACTTCCTCCGTCCTATGAAGATGTGAAATTTGATGTAAATCAGTTAACAAACCAGCTCTTGCCAGTGGTAGCTCCTTCTGCAAGTGCTGGAGTAGCAATGATCCATCAAGATGTAACAATCTATTTATCCAAGCTGGAGCAAGGTAAGTCTCTTGATTTCAATCAGGAAGAGGACAGGGGAATTCTTGTGTATGTGATTAGTGGAGCGGCATATCTGGACAACGAACACCTCATTGGGAAACCAGACTCAGCTCGAATTACAAATCTCTCTTCCTTGCATATTAAAGCAGAGGAAGACTGCTTTTTCATGCTGATTGATTTACCAGGAGGGGATCTTTAA
- a CDS encoding glycosyltransferase family 2 protein: MTNEKIDYSIVIPVYNEEEVIEHTYERLKTVMQSSDGNYELLFINDGSKDRSVDILLQLSEQDKTIKIVDFSRNFGHQIAITAGMDYASGNAIVIIDADLQDPPELILEMIQKWKEGYDVVYAKRTARKGETFFKKQTASAFYKTLRAMTEIDIPIDTGDFRLIDRKVCDQMNNIHEKNRFVRGLVSWVGFKQTAVEYERDERFAGETKYPLKRMLKLSLDGITSFSYKPLKLANYLGASLSLIGFVYMLIVLYQKLFTTTTVTGWSSIIVIQLFFSGITLMMLGVIGEYIGRIYDEAKNRPLYIVKDIYQHEQSSAKPFVLK, encoded by the coding sequence ATGACGAACGAAAAAATAGATTATTCTATTGTTATTCCTGTTTATAACGAGGAAGAAGTAATTGAACATACGTATGAAAGACTTAAAACAGTGATGCAGAGTTCAGATGGAAACTATGAACTGCTGTTCATCAATGATGGGTCCAAAGACAGGTCTGTGGATATATTGCTGCAGCTAAGTGAGCAGGACAAAACAATCAAGATTGTTGATTTCTCCAGAAACTTCGGCCACCAAATTGCGATTACAGCTGGTATGGACTATGCATCAGGGAATGCCATTGTCATCATTGATGCAGATCTCCAAGACCCGCCAGAGCTTATTCTCGAAATGATTCAAAAGTGGAAGGAAGGCTATGATGTTGTATATGCAAAACGCACGGCGAGAAAGGGAGAAACCTTTTTTAAGAAACAGACCGCATCAGCATTCTACAAAACATTACGGGCCATGACAGAAATTGATATCCCGATTGATACAGGAGATTTTCGTCTGATTGACCGAAAAGTGTGCGATCAAATGAATAATATTCACGAAAAAAACCGTTTTGTTAGAGGACTTGTTAGCTGGGTAGGGTTTAAGCAGACGGCTGTAGAGTATGAGAGGGATGAAAGATTTGCCGGTGAAACGAAATATCCGTTAAAAAGGATGCTTAAATTATCACTAGATGGAATAACATCCTTCTCTTATAAGCCATTGAAGCTAGCCAACTATTTAGGTGCTTCACTTTCTTTAATAGGCTTTGTGTATATGCTGATTGTCCTTTATCAAAAGCTGTTTACGACTACGACTGTTACGGGATGGTCATCAATAATTGTTATCCAACTGTTCTTTAGCGGGATTACGCTAATGATGCTAGGTGTTATTGGTGAGTATATCGGACGTATATATGACGAAGCAAAAAACAGGCCGCTTTATATCGTCAAGGACATTTATCAGCATGAACAGTCATCAGCTAAACCGTTTGTGCTGAAATGA
- a CDS encoding type III secretion system effector protein, whose translation MIKFMITIDKFMEVVAKAEQLGCKVVYNADKKISFNANMYITIPFLITLENTYALAHEIGHVIDYVNGDLDYDKWLNDWSYRVNAEMSAWVNAYKLLNELGVSLDQWQAHVDSKLRNYFILPEVI comes from the coding sequence ATGATTAAATTTATGATTACAATTGATAAATTTATGGAAGTTGTAGCAAAGGCAGAACAGCTTGGCTGCAAGGTCGTTTATAACGCAGATAAGAAAATTAGCTTTAATGCAAATATGTATATAACAATTCCTTTCTTAATTACATTGGAAAATACATACGCACTGGCACATGAAATTGGCCATGTTATAGATTATGTTAATGGGGATTTAGATTATGATAAATGGTTGAATGACTGGTCTTACAGGGTGAATGCTGAAATGAGTGCATGGGTAAATGCCTATAAGCTGCTTAATGAGCTTGGCGTATCTTTAGACCAATGGCAAGCACATGTGGACAGTAAATTAAGAAATTACTTTATATTACCTGAGGTTATTTAA
- a CDS encoding 8-amino-7-oxononanoate synthase, translating to MKKLVWSLLAVILIVSLQVKPAEAAYFPEYDKYVEVTYDQARQIADLLGMKNIPLGEQTAKRTFDAQEKIIAKIEKITGKEFDHYYIWLTVDGVPVIGIDPPLPLA from the coding sequence ATGAAAAAACTAGTATGGAGCTTACTAGCAGTTATTTTAATTGTTTCTTTGCAGGTAAAGCCTGCAGAAGCAGCTTATTTTCCAGAATATGATAAATATGTGGAAGTGACATATGATCAAGCACGACAAATTGCTGACCTATTAGGAATGAAGAATATTCCGCTTGGTGAACAAACAGCAAAACGCACTTTTGACGCACAAGAAAAAATCATCGCTAAAATTGAAAAAATTACTGGTAAAGAGTTCGATCATTATTATATTTGGCTGACTGTTGACGGAGTACCTGTTATTGGCATCGATCCTCCGCTTCCTTTAGCATAA
- a CDS encoding alpha/beta hydrolase, with protein sequence MKHIFKKGTNEQMPTLLLLHGTGGTETDLLPLAELISPQSSVLSVRGNVLENGMPRFFRRLAEGVFDIEDLKERTKELHDFLDSSADEYGFDRNNIIAVGYSNGANIAASILFHYANSLKGAILHHPMVPLRGMELPDLNGVPVFISAGTNDPICPRSESEELKELLEGAGASVQVHWENYGHQLTRSEVDAAAVWLAGNK encoded by the coding sequence ATGAAGCATATCTTTAAAAAAGGTACAAATGAGCAAATGCCAACATTATTACTACTCCATGGAACTGGAGGTACAGAAACGGACTTGCTGCCACTTGCAGAATTAATTAGTCCACAATCATCGGTACTTAGCGTAAGGGGAAATGTATTAGAAAATGGTATGCCCCGTTTTTTCCGCCGGTTAGCAGAAGGGGTTTTTGATATAGAGGATTTGAAGGAGCGGACAAAGGAGCTTCATGACTTTCTTGACAGCAGTGCAGATGAGTACGGCTTTGATCGTAATAATATTATAGCAGTCGGCTATTCAAATGGAGCAAATATTGCAGCAAGTATCTTATTCCATTATGCAAACAGTCTGAAAGGTGCGATTCTTCACCATCCAATGGTTCCGTTAAGAGGTATGGAATTGCCTGATTTAAATGGGGTTCCTGTTTTTATTTCTGCAGGCACCAATGACCCAATTTGCCCGAGAAGTGAATCAGAGGAGCTGAAAGAGCTGCTCGAAGGAGCTGGTGCAAGTGTTCAGGTGCATTGGGAAAATTACGGTCATCAATTGACTAGATCAGAAGTTGATGCAGCAGCCGTTTGGTTAGCAGGTAATAAATAA
- a CDS encoding Lrp/AsnC family transcriptional regulator: MTNGHELTPSKLDQIDHAIMSLLHDNGRISYTDIGKEVGISRVAVQMRINAMVENGIIEKFTAVINPVKIGKTVSAFFNIDVEPKHLEEVAELLANEAAISSLYHMTGPSKLHMHGIFADNHEMEQFLTNKLYAIQGVVSVDCQMLIKRYKSRMGMKL; encoded by the coding sequence ATGACAAATGGACATGAACTGACGCCAAGTAAATTAGATCAGATTGATCATGCAATAATGTCATTATTGCATGATAATGGCAGGATTTCCTACACAGATATCGGAAAGGAAGTCGGGATATCAAGGGTAGCAGTGCAAATGCGAATCAATGCAATGGTGGAGAATGGCATAATTGAAAAGTTCACAGCTGTTATTAATCCTGTAAAAATCGGCAAGACGGTGTCTGCTTTCTTTAATATTGATGTGGAACCAAAGCATCTTGAGGAGGTAGCTGAATTATTGGCAAATGAAGCCGCTATAAGCAGCCTTTATCATATGACAGGGCCAAGTAAATTACATATGCACGGAATTTTTGCAGACAATCATGAAATGGAGCAATTTTTAACTAATAAATTATACGCTATCCAAGGTGTTGTCAGTGTCGATTGCCAAATGCTCATTAAAAGGTATAAGAGCAGGATGGGAATGAAGCTATAA